A genomic segment from Chitinophaga niabensis encodes:
- a CDS encoding RagB/SusD family nutrient uptake outer membrane protein: MKHITLIYGVAALILLGACEKLDREVITNITEKQVTQSYQYSSYRQAILYTELPEGFLQVDRAMMASASDEAEYTQENANIQKFNNGSWNAYDNPDNAWAKYYKAIRRVNQFLASSDSINLETYRLSTNPSDQLIYQQRTAEITRWKLEARFLRAFFYFELVKRYGGVPILTEELSVTADFSKVERNSLEACIQFIVKECDESGAGLPPKSADADLGRATKGAALALKSRALLYAASDLFNTPTWSGGYSKPELISMPAGNRTQRWKDAANAAKAVLDLAGTGYWIHWEYGPLFNTFNSPEIILTRRNGPSNEFEKANFPIGYNLGESGNTPSQNLVDAYEMTDGTAFNWNNPAHAADPYANRDPRLRLSIITNNTWFNSRNVELWAGGRDGQGIPLASKTGYYMKKYLSEYTDLLQNRTSVHSWILIRTAEIFLNYAEALNECEPGNPDIAQYVNYVRGRSTIGMPPLPAGLSQAQMRERIRNERRVEFAFEDHRAWDVRRWMQGPQYFGTPLRGVNITRNANGTFTYTPAVVEQRVFEPKMYLYPIPKGELFISPKLVQNPLW; the protein is encoded by the coding sequence ATGAAACACATTACGCTAATATACGGTGTGGCGGCACTCATCCTCCTGGGTGCCTGTGAGAAACTGGACCGTGAAGTGATCACGAACATCACCGAAAAACAAGTAACACAATCCTATCAGTACTCCAGCTACCGGCAGGCCATACTCTATACGGAACTGCCGGAAGGTTTCCTGCAGGTGGACAGGGCTATGATGGCTTCTGCCAGCGATGAAGCGGAATACACGCAGGAAAACGCCAACATACAGAAATTCAATAACGGCTCCTGGAATGCCTACGATAATCCGGATAATGCATGGGCGAAATACTATAAGGCTATCCGGCGCGTGAACCAGTTCCTCGCTTCTTCAGACAGCATTAACCTGGAAACTTACCGCCTGAGCACTAACCCTTCCGATCAGCTGATCTATCAGCAAAGAACAGCAGAGATCACACGCTGGAAACTGGAAGCGCGTTTCCTGAGAGCGTTCTTTTATTTTGAACTGGTGAAACGTTACGGAGGCGTTCCAATTCTCACCGAAGAACTAAGTGTAACAGCAGATTTTTCCAAAGTGGAAAGGAATTCGCTTGAAGCCTGCATCCAGTTCATTGTGAAAGAATGTGATGAAAGCGGGGCAGGATTACCACCCAAGTCTGCAGACGCGGATCTTGGCAGGGCTACAAAAGGTGCTGCACTTGCATTGAAAAGCCGCGCACTGCTCTATGCTGCAAGCGACCTCTTCAATACCCCCACCTGGTCCGGCGGTTACAGTAAACCGGAACTGATATCCATGCCTGCCGGCAACCGTACACAACGCTGGAAGGATGCCGCCAATGCTGCCAAAGCAGTACTGGACCTTGCAGGTACCGGTTACTGGATCCACTGGGAATACGGTCCGCTCTTCAATACATTTAACTCACCGGAGATCATCTTAACACGCAGGAACGGGCCCAGCAATGAATTTGAGAAAGCCAACTTCCCTATAGGTTACAACCTGGGAGAAAGCGGTAACACACCTTCTCAAAACCTTGTAGATGCATATGAAATGACAGACGGCACAGCTTTCAACTGGAACAATCCGGCACATGCAGCAGATCCTTATGCCAACCGTGATCCACGTCTGCGCTTAAGCATCATCACTAATAACACCTGGTTCAACAGCCGCAATGTGGAATTGTGGGCAGGCGGGCGTGATGGACAAGGGATTCCATTAGCCAGCAAAACAGGCTACTACATGAAAAAATATCTCAGCGAATACACAGACCTGTTGCAGAACAGAACGAGTGTACACAGCTGGATCCTCATCCGCACCGCTGAAATATTCCTGAACTATGCAGAAGCGCTGAATGAATGCGAACCGGGCAATCCGGATATCGCACAGTATGTCAATTATGTGCGCGGGCGTAGCACTATCGGTATGCCTCCCCTGCCTGCCGGTCTTTCCCAAGCACAGATGCGGGAAAGGATACGGAATGAACGCAGGGTGGAATTTGCATTTGAAGATCACCGCGCCTGGGATGTACGCAGGTGGATGCAGGGACCACAATACTTCGGTACACCGCTCAGGGGTGTGAACATCACACGCAATGCTAACGGAACATTCACTTACACGCCCGCCGTTGTGGAGCAAAGGGTGTTTGAACCGAAGATGTACCTGTATCCTATTCCCAAAGGAGAATTATTCATCTCTCCAAAACTGGTGCAAAATCCTTTATGGTAA
- a CDS encoding RNA polymerase sigma factor, with product MQEFNQDKELFHLIAAGDEAAFRRLFHLHVPKLLPTVQHLTKNASVTEDILQEAFLKLWLSRDKLPGIEHPYSWLLKIVYYQCFSYLRHQAVHHKAMGIIAERRSENIMEDDMAFNMLMRTVGEAVQQLPPQAKRIYQLSRENGLKIPEIAQELHISPNTVKNSLVRSLQSIRQYIERAGHFLPLFILWYFF from the coding sequence ATGCAGGAATTCAACCAAGATAAAGAACTATTCCACCTCATCGCAGCAGGTGACGAAGCAGCTTTCCGCCGCCTGTTCCATTTGCATGTACCTAAACTACTGCCCACCGTACAACATCTTACCAAAAATGCCTCTGTTACAGAAGATATTCTGCAGGAAGCTTTTCTGAAATTATGGCTGAGCCGTGATAAACTCCCTGGAATAGAGCACCCTTACTCATGGCTGTTAAAGATCGTTTACTACCAGTGTTTCTCCTACCTGCGCCACCAGGCGGTGCATCATAAAGCGATGGGCATCATTGCAGAAAGGCGCTCTGAGAACATCATGGAAGACGATATGGCTTTTAATATGCTTATGCGTACCGTTGGAGAAGCAGTGCAACAATTACCCCCGCAGGCCAAACGGATCTATCAGCTCAGCCGGGAAAACGGCTTAAAAATTCCTGAGATCGCCCAGGAACTGCATATTTCGCCCAATACCGTTAAAAATTCCCTTGTTCGTTCCCTCCAGAGCATACGCCAGTACATTGAGCGGGCAGGGCATTTCCTCCCGTTATTTATCCTCTGGTATTTTTTTTAG
- a CDS encoding PKD domain-containing protein, with protein MRKSINILALLSCFAVSCKYNEVVEASYPDQKIYFPAAREGRFTINNVAEPGQPFRYEVNQEKFNIPLSVFRGAVSRSGGIAVNIQVNNDTINRLITDGTLLNTELLPADQYTIPTTVQIDNGQESAQMAVSINMAYLVANAGKQKALCLKLSGSGVSTNPALDKLVLLIDPIMFTPVAAFQAAPKTGDPKTIRFSNQSKYALKYSWNFGDNGASELKSPEHKYTAAGTYEVTLTAEGIAGAPKKHTYKTTITVL; from the coding sequence ATGAGAAAAAGTATCAACATACTCGCGCTGTTAAGCTGCTTCGCCGTATCCTGCAAATACAATGAGGTGGTGGAAGCCAGCTATCCTGACCAAAAAATATATTTTCCTGCAGCACGCGAAGGCAGGTTCACGATCAACAATGTCGCTGAGCCGGGTCAGCCTTTTCGTTACGAAGTAAACCAGGAAAAGTTCAATATCCCGCTCAGTGTATTCCGTGGCGCCGTGAGCAGGTCCGGTGGTATTGCCGTCAACATCCAGGTAAATAACGATACCATCAATAGGCTGATCACAGATGGCACGCTGCTGAATACGGAACTGCTGCCGGCTGACCAATACACTATCCCCACCACAGTGCAGATAGATAACGGCCAGGAAAGTGCGCAAATGGCCGTAAGTATTAACATGGCTTACCTGGTAGCGAATGCCGGCAAACAAAAAGCCCTGTGCCTGAAACTATCCGGCAGCGGAGTAAGTACAAACCCTGCACTGGACAAACTGGTATTACTCATCGATCCTATCATGTTCACTCCGGTGGCAGCTTTTCAGGCAGCGCCCAAAACAGGTGATCCTAAAACCATCCGTTTTTCCAATCAATCTAAATATGCATTAAAGTACAGCTGGAACTTTGGGGACAATGGTGCTTCTGAACTGAAGTCACCTGAACATAAGTACACAGCTGCCGGCACATATGAAGTAACGTTAACGGCTGAAGGGATTGCAGGCGCACCAAAAAAACATACTTACAAAACAACTATTACAGTATTATGA
- a CDS encoding glycoside hydrolase family 172 protein — protein sequence MRVVIGLCTLLFGMAACTPAPQQPQNNLFTYVEGAETRWSSPENIHAEKGKGASANDGAKGHPYDSIDNGASLALLDVQGQGIVNRIWITINDRSPEMLRSLKLEMFWDNEKQPAVSAPLGDFFGVGLGRMAKFENAMFASPEGRSFLCHIPMPFRKGAKIVVTNESGKKLNHIFFDVNFQYLKNWDDQYLYFHAYWHRDTATTPGKDFELLPHVEGKGRFLGVNVGVNANPAYNNSWWGEGEVKMFIDGDKDLPTLVGTGTEDYIGTAWSQGWFCNQYSGCLVDDWPNKQWSFYRFHIPDPIFFSGDCRVTIQQIGGDFKKNMLPIQQEGKAKVIPVTIGGAYAKTNHLFSKDSVRSLADPSLPEGWTNYYRSDDVSATAYFYLGTPSNNLPALQSVGIRTTQLRSKTPSPQK from the coding sequence ATGAGAGTGGTCATAGGTTTATGCACGCTGCTGTTTGGTATGGCAGCGTGCACCCCGGCTCCGCAGCAACCACAGAACAACCTCTTCACTTATGTGGAAGGTGCTGAAACCCGCTGGAGCAGCCCGGAAAATATCCATGCAGAAAAAGGGAAAGGAGCCTCCGCCAATGATGGTGCAAAAGGTCACCCATATGACAGTATCGACAACGGCGCATCACTGGCATTGCTGGATGTTCAGGGGCAGGGCATCGTGAACCGCATCTGGATCACCATTAATGACCGGTCTCCTGAAATGCTCCGCTCCCTGAAACTGGAAATGTTCTGGGATAATGAAAAACAACCAGCCGTTTCAGCACCGCTGGGAGATTTCTTTGGTGTAGGGCTTGGACGCATGGCCAAGTTTGAAAATGCTATGTTTGCCAGCCCCGAAGGCCGTTCCTTCCTCTGCCACATTCCCATGCCTTTCCGCAAAGGCGCAAAGATCGTGGTAACAAATGAATCTGGTAAAAAGCTGAATCACATCTTCTTCGATGTCAATTTCCAGTACCTGAAAAATTGGGATGATCAATACCTGTATTTCCATGCTTACTGGCATCGTGATACGGCTACTACACCGGGTAAGGATTTTGAACTGCTGCCACACGTAGAAGGGAAAGGCCGTTTCCTGGGTGTGAATGTGGGCGTAAATGCCAACCCTGCCTATAACAATTCCTGGTGGGGCGAAGGAGAAGTGAAAATGTTCATTGATGGCGATAAGGACCTGCCTACCCTCGTAGGCACTGGCACAGAAGATTATATCGGTACTGCATGGTCGCAGGGCTGGTTCTGCAACCAGTATTCCGGTTGCCTGGTAGATGACTGGCCGAACAAGCAATGGTCCTTTTACCGTTTTCATATTCCTGATCCTATCTTCTTTTCCGGCGATTGCCGTGTAACCATACAGCAGATCGGGGGAGATTTCAAAAAGAATATGCTGCCCATTCAGCAGGAAGGAAAAGCGAAAGTGATACCTGTTACCATCGGCGGAGCATATGCAAAAACCAATCACCTGTTCAGTAAGGATAGTGTACGGTCATTAGCCGATCCGTCTTTACCGGAGGGCTGGACGAATTATTACCGCTCAGACGATGTATCCGCAACAGCTTATTTTTATTTGGGTACGCCCTCGAATAATTTACCGGCCCTGCAAAGCGTAGGTATCCGAACAACACAATTAAGAAGTAAAACGCCGTCACCGCAAAAGTGA
- a CDS encoding RagB/SusD family nutrient uptake outer membrane protein, producing MKKLHALYILGLCSVLSISCEKKFLDKAPGVDVTENTMFSSQTELEMYVASLYRHGIHHGLPTEDRSLTNAATYDISAGATDEAEYAVGWLTGQRWNSANITASDIVNLEDYRFFLRWTAIRMCNIIMERVDEVPNITPAYRDQVYGEARFIRALNYLEMIKRYGGVPIVDKRFQLTDDLNLGRNTIEECINFIVNDATDAAAKLPPVYPSTMRGRATKGAALMLKSRALLYAASPLFNAAQPYLSLGGDKDKLICYGNYDKNRWKLAADAAKAVLDWAPTGGIHLITDKGVTANYKYQWSTNDNAEIILASKNYGPRNAWEIPWATMKPNTLSNSGWAGVMVTFNFIRKYEKTDGTPQTWPLAGGNNLFQKYDELDPRFKQTVAYHNSYWNREDPKFNCLNSQLGHWMHKLIPEALHNGAAQIPNWQIFRLAEAYLNYAEALNEFNDGPNTDAYTAVNEIRRRSGMPDLPANLSQADFRQRVHNERDIELAFEDHRFWDIRRWMIAEDNGVMKGDFWGLKLAAITGSTEINFTPFIFEQRSFPRKMYLHPFILSEVNKGHIIQNPGW from the coding sequence ATGAAAAAATTACATGCACTCTATATACTGGGCCTGTGCAGTGTGCTTTCTATCTCCTGTGAGAAGAAGTTCCTGGACAAAGCACCCGGCGTGGACGTTACAGAAAACACCATGTTCTCTTCACAGACAGAACTGGAAATGTATGTGGCCAGTCTTTACCGTCACGGGATCCATCATGGCCTTCCTACGGAAGACAGAAGTCTTACCAATGCCGCCACCTACGATATTTCCGCCGGCGCAACCGATGAAGCAGAATACGCTGTAGGCTGGCTGACAGGTCAGCGCTGGAACTCCGCCAACATTACCGCCAGCGATATCGTAAACCTGGAGGATTATCGTTTCTTCCTCCGCTGGACAGCTATTCGCATGTGCAACATTATCATGGAAAGAGTAGATGAAGTGCCCAACATTACGCCTGCTTACCGCGACCAGGTTTACGGGGAAGCAAGATTTATACGGGCGCTGAATTACCTTGAGATGATCAAACGTTATGGTGGCGTTCCCATCGTAGATAAAAGATTTCAGCTCACAGATGATCTGAACCTGGGCAGGAACACCATTGAAGAATGTATCAATTTTATTGTGAACGATGCTACGGATGCAGCTGCCAAATTACCGCCTGTTTATCCCAGTACCATGCGCGGGCGTGCTACGAAGGGTGCAGCACTCATGCTCAAATCAAGAGCATTGCTGTATGCTGCCAGCCCGCTGTTCAATGCAGCACAACCTTACCTGAGCCTGGGTGGCGATAAAGATAAACTCATCTGTTACGGCAACTACGATAAGAACCGCTGGAAGCTGGCCGCAGATGCAGCCAAAGCAGTTCTGGACTGGGCGCCTACCGGCGGTATTCACCTGATCACAGACAAAGGAGTAACGGCGAACTATAAATACCAATGGTCTACCAACGATAATGCAGAGATCATCCTTGCCAGCAAAAACTACGGTCCGCGCAACGCATGGGAGATCCCCTGGGCAACCATGAAGCCGAATACCCTTTCTAATTCAGGATGGGCAGGTGTAATGGTTACCTTCAACTTTATCAGGAAATATGAAAAGACCGATGGTACGCCGCAAACATGGCCACTCGCAGGCGGTAACAACCTGTTTCAGAAATATGATGAACTGGACCCCCGTTTTAAACAAACAGTTGCTTATCATAATTCCTACTGGAACAGGGAAGATCCAAAATTCAACTGTCTCAACAGCCAGCTTGGCCATTGGATGCATAAACTGATCCCCGAGGCTTTGCATAACGGCGCCGCGCAGATACCTAACTGGCAGATCTTCCGGCTGGCAGAAGCCTACCTCAATTATGCAGAAGCGCTCAACGAATTTAACGATGGGCCTAATACAGATGCCTATACAGCAGTGAATGAAATCCGCAGGCGCTCCGGCATGCCTGATCTTCCGGCCAATCTTTCCCAGGCAGACTTCAGGCAGCGTGTACATAACGAACGGGATATTGAACTGGCCTTTGAAGATCACCGCTTCTGGGATATACGCCGCTGGATGATAGCAGAAGACAACGGTGTGATGAAGGGAGATTTCTGGGGGCTGAAACTGGCTGCTATAACAGGCAGTACGGAGATCAATTTTACGCCGTTCATTTTTGAGCAGCGTTCTTTCCCGAGAAAGATGTACCTGCATCCCTTCATCCTTTCTGAAGTGAACAAAGGGCATATCATTCAAAATCCTGGTTGGTAA
- a CDS encoding SusC/RagA family TonB-linked outer membrane protein has protein sequence MKSSIYPLFTRQRFVALAFACSAGWHASAQTVRPDSVEVPYGRQAAWMVTGAVSSVQGNELKKTFNTNLGNTLYGRLPGLTVQAGSSENGVNTPGMVIRGVGTFGAADTKVLVLVDGFESTFAQLVPDEVESITILKDAAAVALYGSRGANGVMLVTTKKGVKGALKVGFGVQYGFNKPIALPKNLRSYDYATLYNEALQNDGKAPMYTNSDLEAYRSGNDPYFHPDVNWYDQILRKAAPMSNYNLTFNGGNETVRYFVALNALTSQGLLIKAGDKEEESSNSKFQRYNFRTNVDINITQKLTAAIRLGGTVEDKANPAGNTTANLFGLAASIPSNAFPVYLPDGSFGGNALYANPLGNVLQTGSYTSNGRTLQGSLRLTQQLDFITPGLSVSGALALNTYFNSYSNKSKQYERFSISRNSNGDTVITRFGQKTSLAGDESRSDQWRNYALQGFLNYDRSFGIHNISAMLMYNQDSYSISGNNLPYKHINGGARITYAYDERYIAEVNMSYMGSENFPKGKRFGYFPAFSAGWIASNENFLKENKVISFLKLRASYGLTGNDLIGGPRFMFDQLFPFGASPYFGTGNNGTAGIYEGTPANPDVTWEKETKTNLGLEATFIERISFNLDVFSNRRRHILAQPFFTVPQYVGVDLPFLNVGKVDNKGLEAVIAYHNAADAKVQWFVEGNAAYAKNKIVYNAEAVQEDTYLYRTGHPAGQPFGLQAIGFFKDAADINASPRQTFTSVQPGDIKYKDQNGDNIIDQNDVNAIGNSYLPTLTYGLHAGVKFRGFDLDVFFQGVSGSTVTLGNQFYAFQNNRSAPEMAKDRWTPATAASATYPRLSSANNLNNYRFSSFWQRDGSYLKLRSLELGYSLPKQTLSRIKLTSARIFINGNNLFSVDDIAGDLDPETLGIGYPALRTFSAGFRIEL, from the coding sequence ATGAAATCAAGTATATATCCTCTCTTTACCCGGCAGCGGTTTGTAGCACTGGCATTCGCCTGTTCTGCAGGCTGGCATGCTTCTGCCCAAACGGTGCGGCCTGATTCCGTTGAGGTACCTTATGGCCGGCAGGCAGCCTGGATGGTTACGGGAGCTGTTTCTTCCGTACAGGGCAATGAACTAAAGAAAACCTTTAACACCAACCTGGGCAATACGCTTTACGGACGCCTCCCCGGGCTTACAGTACAGGCTGGCAGCAGTGAAAATGGGGTAAATACACCCGGTATGGTGATCAGGGGTGTTGGCACTTTTGGCGCTGCCGATACCAAGGTACTCGTATTAGTAGATGGTTTTGAAAGCACCTTTGCACAACTGGTGCCGGACGAAGTGGAATCCATCACTATCCTCAAAGATGCGGCCGCAGTTGCGTTGTATGGTAGCAGAGGCGCTAATGGCGTGATGCTGGTCACTACTAAAAAGGGAGTAAAAGGAGCATTAAAAGTAGGCTTTGGTGTACAATACGGCTTCAATAAACCAATTGCACTTCCTAAGAACCTGCGCTCTTATGATTATGCCACCCTATACAACGAAGCTTTGCAGAACGATGGCAAAGCACCGATGTATACCAACAGTGACCTGGAAGCATACAGGAGCGGCAACGATCCTTACTTTCATCCTGATGTGAACTGGTACGATCAGATACTGCGCAAAGCTGCACCCATGAGTAATTACAATCTTACCTTCAATGGTGGTAATGAAACCGTACGTTACTTTGTAGCACTGAACGCACTCACCAGCCAGGGCCTGCTGATCAAAGCAGGAGATAAAGAAGAGGAAAGCAGTAATTCCAAATTCCAGCGTTACAACTTCCGCACGAATGTAGATATCAATATCACCCAAAAGCTCACAGCTGCTATCAGATTGGGCGGTACAGTGGAAGACAAGGCGAACCCCGCCGGCAATACCACCGCTAACCTCTTTGGGCTCGCAGCATCTATTCCTTCCAATGCCTTCCCGGTTTATTTGCCGGACGGCAGCTTTGGCGGCAATGCCCTGTATGCGAACCCGCTCGGCAATGTATTGCAGACAGGTTCCTATACCTCCAATGGCAGAACGCTGCAGGGATCGCTGCGGTTAACACAACAGCTGGACTTTATTACTCCCGGGCTGAGTGTTTCAGGTGCGCTGGCATTGAACACTTACTTTAACAGCTACTCCAACAAGAGCAAACAATACGAACGTTTTTCTATTTCACGGAACAGCAACGGCGATACCGTGATCACCCGCTTCGGGCAAAAAACATCGCTGGCCGGAGATGAAAGCCGTTCAGACCAATGGCGGAACTATGCTTTACAGGGATTCCTCAACTACGACCGCAGCTTTGGCATTCACAATATTTCCGCGATGCTGATGTATAACCAGGATAGTTATTCCATCAGCGGCAATAATCTGCCTTACAAACATATCAACGGAGGCGCACGCATTACGTATGCTTACGATGAACGGTATATAGCGGAAGTGAATATGTCCTATATGGGTTCTGAAAATTTCCCTAAGGGGAAAAGGTTCGGTTACTTCCCCGCGTTCTCTGCAGGATGGATAGCCTCCAATGAAAATTTCCTGAAAGAGAATAAAGTGATCAGCTTCCTGAAACTGCGCGCATCTTATGGTCTCACAGGAAATGATCTTATCGGCGGGCCCCGCTTTATGTTCGATCAGTTATTCCCCTTCGGCGCATCGCCTTACTTTGGAACAGGCAATAACGGTACTGCCGGCATCTATGAAGGCACACCAGCCAATCCCGATGTAACCTGGGAGAAAGAAACAAAAACCAACCTTGGCCTGGAAGCAACATTTATAGAGCGCATCAGCTTCAACCTGGATGTATTCAGTAATAGACGCCGTCACATTTTAGCACAGCCCTTTTTCACGGTTCCGCAATATGTGGGAGTAGACCTCCCTTTCCTGAATGTGGGCAAAGTAGATAATAAGGGCCTTGAAGCGGTGATTGCTTATCACAATGCAGCAGACGCGAAAGTGCAGTGGTTTGTAGAAGGAAATGCTGCTTATGCGAAGAATAAGATCGTGTACAACGCAGAAGCCGTGCAGGAGGATACTTATCTCTATCGTACAGGGCATCCGGCGGGCCAGCCTTTTGGCCTGCAAGCCATCGGCTTTTTCAAAGATGCCGCAGATATCAATGCCAGCCCGCGGCAAACTTTCACTAGTGTGCAACCCGGTGATATTAAATACAAAGATCAGAATGGTGATAACATCATAGACCAGAACGACGTCAATGCCATCGGTAACTCCTACCTCCCTACCCTTACTTATGGCCTGCATGCAGGTGTAAAGTTCAGAGGGTTTGACCTGGATGTTTTCTTCCAGGGGGTGAGCGGCAGTACCGTTACACTGGGTAACCAGTTCTATGCTTTCCAGAACAACAGGTCTGCGCCGGAAATGGCAAAGGACCGGTGGACGCCTGCCACGGCGGCATCTGCCACTTACCCGCGTTTGTCCTCCGCAAATAACCTGAACAATTACCGTTTTTCTTCTTTCTGGCAGCGTGATGGCAGCTATCTCAAGCTACGCAGCCTGGAGCTGGGTTATTCCCTGCCGAAACAAACGCTTTCCAGGATAAAGCTAACCAGCGCCAGGATCTTCATTAATGGTAATAACCTGTTTTCCGTGGATGATATAGCAGGCGATCTTGATCCGGAAACACTGGGTATCGGCTATCCGGCCCTGCGCACGTTCTCTGCCGGCTTTAGAATTGAACTTTAA